Part of the Janibacter endophyticus genome is shown below.
CGCCAGCCCGACCGCGGTGCCGACGATGCCGGACTCGGCGAGCGGGGTGTCGATGACCCGGTCCTCGCCGAAGTCCTTCTGCAGGCCCTCGGTGATGCGGAAGACGCCGCCGAGCTTGCCGACGTCCTCGCCCATGAGGACGACCTTCGGGTCCTCCTCCATCGCCCGGCGCAGGCCCGCGTTCAACCCCTTCGCGAGGGTGAGCTTGCTGCCCGCCATCAGTGGCTCCCCTCCTCGACGAAGGAGGCTTGGTAGGCCTGGAACTCCGCCCTCTCGGCCGCGACGACGGGGTGCTCCTCGACGTAGATGTTGTCGAACATCGTCACCGGGTCCGGGTCGTGCATCGTCTGGCAGGCCTCGCGGATGCGGGCCGCGATCTCGTCGGCCTCGACGTCGACGGCGGCGAAGAACTCGGCGTCGGCGTGGCCCTTCTCCTCCATGAAGCCGCGCATGCGCTTGATCGGGTCCTTCTCGCGCCAGATCTCGACCTCGGCGTCCGAGCGGTACTTCGTCGGGTCGTCGGAGGTGGTGTGGGCGCCCATCCGGTAGGTGTAGGCCTCGATGAGGGTCGGCCCCTCCCCCGCGCGCGCCCGGTCGAGGGCCGCCTTGCACACCGCGTAGGTCGCGAGCGGGTCGTTGCCGTCGACGAGGACGCCGGGGATCCCGAAGCCGCGCGAGCGCTGGTACGGCGGGATCGTGAACTGCTTGTCGTTGGGCTCGGAGATCGCCCACTGGTTGTTCTGGATGAAGAAGACGATCGGGGCCGCCGTGACCGAGGCGAAAACGAGCGCCTCGTTGTAGTCACCCTGCGCCGTGCCGCCGTCACCGGTGAAGGCCATGACCGCGGTGTCACGGTCCGGGTCGCCCGTGCCGACGGCGCCGTCGGCCTTGACCCCCATGGCGTAGCCGGTGCCGTGGAGCATCTGGTTGCCGATGACGATCGTGTAGAGGTGGAAGTTGTTGGCGTTGGAGTCCCAGCCGCCGTTGTTGACCCCGCGGAACATCCCGAAGAGGTTCTCCGGCGGGACCCCACGGCACCAGGCCACACCGTGCTCGCGGTAGCCGGGGAAGGCGTAGTCCTGCGGGCGCAGCGCACGACCGGCGCCCACCTGGGCGGCCTCCTGTCCCAGGAGGCTGGGCCAGAGCCCGAGCTCGCCCTGACGCTGCAGCGCGTGCCCCTCGGCGTCGATGCGGCGCACGAGGACGAGGTCGCGGTAGATCGTCCGGGCGTCCTGCGAGGTCATCTCCTCGACGATGCAGCTGTACGGCTCGTTGGCCTCGGTGATCCCGAGGCGGTTGCCGTCGGCGTCGACGAACTGGACCATGTCCGGGTTGTCGGCCGAGTAGTGCCCGGTGATCTGGCTCGGCGGGGTCGGCCCGTGCCCGCCCGAGGACTCGAAGGCCCCCGCCATGTCGGCGCCGGCGCTGCGGCCCTGCGCGACCTCGTTGTCGCTCACGTCATCTCCCTTCGTCCCGGCGGGCTGGGGGATCACCCCGCGCCGGTGCGGTGGACGCGCCGAGGCCCGGGATGTGACCGGGCGCACACGCGTTGTCGTCGGGCGACAACCTACCTGAGAAGTCTCACCCCTCGAGACAGGCGAAGCTGCGGGCCACCTCGACGAGACGGTCGTTGGCCTCCGGCTCACCGATGGTGACCCGCACCCCTTCGGTCCCGTAGGGACGGACCGACAGGCCGGCGTCGGCGCAGGCTGCGACGAAGTCGGGGGTGCGCTCGCCGAGAGGGAACCACACGAAGTTCGCCCCGCTCTGCGGCATCTCCCAGCCGCCCGCGGTCAGCGCCTCGACGACCCGTCGACGCTCCCCTACGAGTGCCGCCACCCGCTCGCCGAGCTCCTCCTGGGCCCCGAGAGAGGCGACCGCGGCGACCTGGGCCAGCGAGTTCACGCCGAAGGGGGTGGCCGTCTTGCGCAGCGCCTCGGCGACCGGCTCGTGGGCCACCGCGTAGCCGACCCGCAGGCCGGCCAGCCCGTAGGCCTTGGAGAAGGTCCGCACGACCGCCACGTTCGGGTGGGCCTGGTGGATCTCCAGCGCCCGGACCGGGTCCTGGCTGCCGTCGTCCTCGACGAACTCGAGGTAGGCCTCGTCGATGACGACGAGCACGTGCTCGGGCACCCGCGCCACGAGGTCGAGAAGCTCGGCGTGGGTCACGGTCGGCCCGGTCGGGTTGTTGGGGGTGCACACGAGGAGGACGCGGGTCCGGTCGGTCACCGCGGCGACCATCGCGTCGAGGTCGTGCCGGTGGTCTCGCGTGAGCGGCACCCGGACCGACTCCGCCCCGGCGAGCGCCACGACGATCGGGTATGCCTCGAAGGAGCGCCACGCGAAGACGACCTCGTCGCCGTCGTCGCACGTCGCCTGGATGATCTGACCGAGGACGCCGACGCTGCCGGTGCCGCAGGCGATGCGCTCGGGCGGCACGTCGAGGTGCTCGGACAACGCCTCCGTCAGCTCGGTGATGCCCATGTCCGGGTATCGGTTCACCGTGCCGGCGGCCTCCTCGATGACCGCACGGACCGACGGCAGCGGCGGGTACGGGTTCTCGTTGGAGCTGACCTTGTAGACGGTCTGGCCCTCACGGGCCGCAGCCGGCTTGCCGGCGACGTAGGCGGGCACGCTGTCGAGGGCGCCGCGCAGGCGCACGGGGGTGGTCGCCATCAGGCGTCGTCACCGTCGGGGATGACGAAGTTCAGGACCATCGAGACGACCGTGACGATGAGGGCGCCGATGACGGCGTCCCAGAAGAACTGGTCGATCGAGAAGGACAGCCCGAGCGGCTCGCTGATCCACTCGGTGAGCTGGAGCATGAAGGCGTTGACGATGAAGGTGAAGAGCCCCAGGGTCAGCACGATCGCCGGGAAGGAGAGGAGCTTGGCGATCGGCTTGACCACGGCGTTGATGAGCCCGAAGAGAACCGCGACGAGGAGCACCGTCGTGAACCTCGAAGCGAAGGTCGAGCCGTCCTCTGCGAGCTTGATGCCGCCCACGAGGAAGGCAGCGACCCAGAGCGCGACGGCGTTGACGGCGATCTTGACAGCGAGGTTGGCCATGCGAGCAGTGTGGCAGGAGCGTGACGATGCGCACACCCGGGCGACATTCGCGGGTCGTCTGGGGTGAACTGGACTTTGTGACACCCCGGGCCCCGGGGTGTCACTGACCGTGCGAGCCCGGATCGAAGGAGCCCGATGTCCCGCGACGACCTGTCGAGCTCGCCCTCGCGTCGGGACGACGCATGGGGGGACGACGCCTGGAGCGACTCCGCGGTCCCCGGCGACGGCTCCCCGGGCGATGAGTTCTCGGCCAGGTCCGAGCGGAGACGCGCGCGACATCGTGAGAACCGCCGCCCGCCGTGGACTCTTGTCGTCGCCGGCGCGCTCGCCCTCATGCTGGGCCTCGGCGCCGCGGCCTGGGCGCTGCTCCGCGACGACGAGCAGTCGGTGTCCGCCTGCCCCGCCGGCACGCTGAGGGTCTCGGTCTCCCCCGAGATCGCCGAGGCCGTCGACAGCGCCCTGACGCGCGTCGCCGACGGGGACGAGTGCACCAGGTTCAGCGTCTCGCCCGAGAGCGCGACAGAGGTCGCCCAGGCGATCAACGAGGGCAACGCCCCCGCGGCGTGGATCCCGGACTCGTCGACGTGGGTGGATGCCATCGACACCGACGGCTCGCAGGGGCAGTGGATCGCCGGGCCGTCCGTCGCCAGCTCTCCCGTCGTCCTGGCAGCCCGGGACAAGGCCACCCGGGTCAGCTCGTGGAGCCAGCTCCTCAACAGCAGCGACGACCTGCAGATGGCCAACCCTGACGTCGACAGCGCGAGCCGTCTCGCCTTCCACGCCAGCCGCAGCGGACAGCCCGACACCGTCGGCATGCGGACCGGTTCTCGGCTCATCGTCCTCTCCCGCTTCGCCGCGCCGTCGACGACCAAGCTCTTGAGCGACCACGCGAGCGACCCCTCGGGCACCGTCCAGTTCCCCGCGTCCGAGCAGGCGATCGCCGCCTTCGGCGAGGAGCACCCCGACTCCCCCCTTCGCGCCGTCATGCCGGAGAACGGGACCCTGTCGCTCGACTACCCCTGGATCACCAACCCCCAGCTCACCTCGGACCAGGTGAAGATCGCGGACAAGGCTCGGGCAGCCCTCGCCAGCACGGAGATGCGCCGCGACCTCGCGCGCGCCGGCTTCCGCAGCCCGGACGGCAGCGGAGGGCCGGAGATCGCCGGCCAGCCCGCTGCGAAGCTCACCGAGATGACCCCGCTCGACCGTGACGAGCGACTCGCCGCGGCCGAGCAGTGGCACGTGCTGCGCACCGACATGCGGATGCTCCCGATCATCGACGTATCGGGCTCGATGGCGTGGCCGAGCACCACCCCGGGCATGACCCGCTTCGAGATCGCCCAGGGCGCGTTGCGCCGGGCCCTGCAGATCATCCCCGCCGGCAGCCAGGTCGGCGCCTGGATCTTCTCCTCTGACCAGGGCGGCAAGGGTGTCGACCACAGGGAGCTCGCTCCGATCATGCGGCTCGACACGAAGCTCGAGGACGGTGGCACGCACCGGGACCGGCTGGCGCAGATCGTCGACCGGACCGACCGTTACGTCAAGGGCGACACCGGCCTCTACGACTCGGTCTGGGCCGGGTACCAGACGATGCTCGACGAGTACGACCCGGACTACGTCAACTCCGTCGTCGTCATCACCGACGGCGAGAACGACGACCCCAACGGCGGGCTCAACCTCCGCCAGCTGCTCGACAAGCTCGACGGCGCCTACGACCCGGAGAAGCCGGTGCGGATCATCACCATCGGCATGGGCGAGGCCAACCCGCAGGCGCTCCAGCAGATCGCCGACGAGTCCGGCGGCAGCTCCTACATCGCCGAGACCCCCGACGACATCCAGCGCGTCTTCGTCCAGGCCCTCCTGGCCCGCCGCTCCTGAGCGCCAGGTTGCGGCTCGGTCTCGACCGGTGCGAAGGGGGCGACCCTCACCCCTTCGTGGTGGCACCATGACCCCACCAGGCGCGCCCGCGCCCACCTGAACCACGGAGGAACCCTCATGCGTCGCGCCCCCTTCGCCCTGGCAGCCGCCTTCGCCCTGACGACCACGCTGGCAGCCTGCGGCTCGGACAGCCTCGACGAGGCGGGCGACTCGGCCAGCTCGGCCACCGAGTCGCTCAAGGTCGAGGCCGACGAGGCCCTCGCCGACAAGGTCCCCGCCGAGATCAAGGAGAAGGGGACGCTCCAGGTCGGCTCCGACGCCTCCTACGCCCCCAACGAGTTCCTCGGTGACGACGGCAAGACCGTCGAGGGCATGGACGTCGACCTCTTCGACGCCGTCGCCGACAAGCTCGGCCTGAAGACCGAGTGGAGCAACGCCAGCTTCGACTCGCTGCTCGCGGGTGTCGGCTCGGGCAAGTACGACGTCTCGGTGAGCTCCTTCACGATCAACGACGAGCGCAAGAAGGAGGTCAACATGATTGCCTACTTCAACGCCGGCACCCAGTGGGTCACCGCCAAGGGCAACCCGAAGAACGTCAACCCGGACGACGCCTGCGGGCTGAGCATCGGCGTCCAGAAGGGCACCGTCCAGATCGACGACCTCGAGGCGCGCAACAAGGAGTGCACCGACGCCGGCAAGGACCCGATCAAGGCGGTCGTCGAGCAGGAGCAGTCGAAGGTCACCGTCAGCCTCGCCTCGGGCAAGGTCGACGCGATGCTCGCCGACTCCCCCATCGCGCTCTACGCGGTCAAGCAGCAGCCCGACGCGCTCGAGCCCCTCGGTGAGATCTACGACTCGGCCCCGTACGGCATCGTCGTCCCGAAGGACCAGACCGAGCTCGCCGACGCCATCGCCGAGGCGCTCAAGGCGATCAAGGAGGACGGCACCTACGACACCGTCCTGAAGAACTGGGGCAACGAGTCGGGCGCGATCGACGACTTCGCCGTCAACCCTTGATGGGTTCCACCCCTGACGACGCGCGGACGCCGTCTCCTTCGAGCGAAGGGGGCGGCGTCGCCCGGTCCTCCGACGAGCGCCCCGGGGTGATCGAGGCCGTCCCGGTCCGCCACCCCGGCCGGTGGGTCGCGGTGGCGGTCATCGGGGCGCTCGGCGCGATGCTCGTGTCGAGCTTCGTCACCAACCCCAAGTGGGACTTCCCCTTCGCCTTCCGGGTGATGAACTTCAGCCCGGTGCTCGAGGGCCTGCTCAAGGGCACGATCATCGCGACGGTCGGCTCGATGATCATCGGCGTGACGCTCGGCGTCGTCGTCGGCATCATGCGGCTCTCGAGCAACCCGGTGCTGCGGGTCGTCGGCCTGGCGTACACGTGGTTCTTCCGCGGGATCCCGCGCCTCGTGCTCGTCTTCCTCTTCGGCTCGGGCATCGGCTACCTCTACCCGAAGTTCGACATCGGGCCCTTCCCCTTCAGCCAGCAGCTCGCCGGCTGGCTCGGGCTGAGCTCCGACCTCACGCTCTTCAGCCTCAACGTCAACCAGATCAGCTCGACGCTCATCTGGGGCATCATCGCGATGGGGCTCTCCGAGGCCGCGTACATGGCCGAGATCGCCCGCGCCGGGATCCTCTCGGTCGACGAGGGGCAGCGCGAGGCGGCCGCCGCGCTCGGCATGAGCCCCGGCCAGGCGATGCGCCGGGTCGTCCTGCCGCAGGCGATGCGCGTCATCATCCCGCCGACCGGCAACGAGACGATCGCGATGGTCAAGGACACCTCGCTGCTCGCCTACCTGCCGCTCGGCACCGAGCTGTTCTTCCAGACCCAGGTCGTGAGCAGCCGGACCTTCAAGGTCATGCCCTCGCTCGTCGCCGCCACGATCTGGTACCTCGTCATCACGACGGTGCTCATGATCGGGCAGTACTACCTCGAGCGGTACTTCGGCCGCGGCTACGGCACCACCGATGACTCGAAGGCCAAGGCCAACACCACCAAGGCCAAGCTGCTCGGGAGGAGCGTCTGATGACAACCGGCATGCCGCTCGTGCACGCGGTCAACGTCCACAAGTCCTTCGGCAGCAACGAGGTGCTCAAGGGCATCGACATCGATGTCAACGAGGGCGAGGTCGTCTGCCTCCTCGGGCCGTCCGGGTCGGGCAAGACGACCTTCCTGCGGTGCATCAACCAGCTCGAGGACATCCAGGCCGGCCGGATCTGGGTCGACGGGGACCTGGCCGGGTACCGCGAGCGGGACGGCAAGCTCTACCGGCTCAAGGACAAGCAGATCGCCGCGAAGCGCCGTGACATCGGCATGGTCTTCCAGCGGTTCAACCTCTTCCCGCACATGACCGCGCTGCAGAACGTCATGGAGGCGCCGATCAAGGTCAAGCGGCGCAAGCGCTCCGAGGTCGAGGCCGAGGCCTTCGAGCTGCTCGAGAAGGTGGGGCTGCAGGACAAGCACGACGCCTACCCGGCCGCGCTCTCCGGGGGCCAGCAGCAGCGCGTCGCCATCGCCCGGGCGCTGGCGATGCAACCCAAGCTCATGCTCTTCGACGAGCCGACCTCGGCGCTGGACCCCGAGCTCGTCGGCGAGGTCCTCGACGTCATGCGCCGGCTCGCCCAGCGCGGCATGACGATGATCGTCGTGACCCACGAGATGGCCTTCGCCCGCGACGTCGCGGACCGGGTGATCTTCATGGACGGCGGCGTCGTCGTCGAGCAGGGCGACCCGACTCAGGTCATCAACGACCCGCAGCACGAGCGGACGAAGTCCTTCCTCTCCCGCCTGCGCGCCGAGCACGAGCAGGTCGCCCAGGCCGCCGCCGAGCTCGTCGTCTGACCCCCCTCCCCCCTCCCCCTTTCGCACGAGCCAAGGCTCCTCCCCCTCCCCCTTTCGCACGAGCCAAGGCTCCTACCCCCTTCGTCCGACACGAGCCTTGGCTCGTGCGAGGAGGTGGGGACGTAGGGTGCCTCGGTGCGACGGATCCGGGGACTGCTGGCGGACACCCGCCCGCTCGCCATCCCCGAGTACCGGCGGCTCTTCGTCGGTCAGGCCGTCACGGTCGTCGGGGCGCAGCTGACGGTCGTCGCCGTCCCGGCCCAGATCTACGGGATGACCGGGTCGTCGGCGTACGTCGGGCTCACCGGGGTCTTCGGGCTCGTCCCGTTGCTCGTCTTCGGCCTGTGGGGCGGCAGCATCGCCGACCACTTCGACCGGCGGCGAGTCCTGACGATCACGACGTGGGGGCTCATCCTCAGCTCGGCCGCGCTGTGGGTGCAGGCCGCCCTCGGCTCGACGAACGTCTGGCTGCTGCTCTCGATCTACGCCCTCCAGCAGGCCTTCTTCGCCATCAACCAGCCCACCCGCGGGGCCGCGATCGCCCGGATCGTGCCCGCCCCCCTTCGTCCCGCCGCGAGCTCGCTCGGGATGACGGTCTTCATGGCGGGGGCCATCGCCGGCCCGCTCATCGGCGGCGCGCTCATCCCGCTCATCGGCTATGCCTGGCTCTACCTCCTCGACACGATCACCCTCTTCGCGACGCTCTGGGCGGTCGTCGGGCTGCCGACGATGCCGATCGAGCGCGAGGCCGACGCGCCCCCGTCCTCGCCCGGGCTGCGGTCGGTCTGGGACGGGCTCGTCTACCTCCGGGGGCACCCCGTGCTCCTTATGTCCTTCGTCCTCGACGGGGTGGCGATGACCTTCGGGATGCCGCGGGCGCTCGTGCCGGAGATGGCGCACGTCGACTTCGGGGGTCCGAGCGAAGGGGGGTTCGCCTTTGCCGTCCTCTTCGCGGCGATGCCGCTCGGGGCCTTCCTCGGCGGGGTCTTCTCCGGATGGGTGTCGCGGGTCGAGCACCACGGCCTCGCGGTGTCGGGGTCGATCGTCGTCTGGGGTCTGTCCATGGTCGGCATGGGTGCCGCGGTCATGGCGGCCGGCGGCTCGCTCGGGGCGATGCTCTGGGTCGCGGCCTTCTTCTTCGCGCTCGGCGGGGCGGCGGACGTCATCTCGGCGGCCTTCCGGACGGCAATGATGCAGAGCGCCGCCACCGACGCGATGCGCGGCCGGATCCAGGGGGTTTTCCTCGTCGTCGTCGCCGGCGGTCCCCGCGTCGCCGACGTCCTGCACGGCGCGGCCTCGCCCACGCTCGGTGCCGGGCTGACCACCGCTGTCGGCGGTGGCCTCGTCGTCGTGCTCACCGTCCTGCTCAGCCGGCCCGGCACCCCCTTCGTCCGGTACCGCGCGCCGCTCGCCTGACCCCCTTCGCCCACGCCCCCTTCGCCCACGCCCCCTTCGCCCCCGCCCCCTTCGCCCCCGCGCCCTTCGCCCACCCGCGCTGACCCGACAAGGTTCCTCGAACCCGACAACCGTTCCCGGGTTCCACGCACTTTCTCGGGTTATCCGATAAAGGGCCCGTGCCCCTCGTCACCATTCAGGTGGACCTTGCTTGTGACTACTACGGTCCGTCGTAGCATGTACGACGACATGTAGTACTACGACGTTTGCAAGGGGAGCCGATGGAAACCCTCGAGCTCGCGCGGTGGCAGTTCGCCATCACCACCGTGTACCACTTCTTCTTCGTGCCGATCACCATCGGCATGTCCGCGCTCGTCGCCTGGTTCCACACCCGGTGGCTCATCAAGCGCAACCCCGAGGACATGAGGCTGGCCAAGTTCTTCGGCAAGCTCTTCACGATCAACTTCGCCCTCGGCCTCGTCACCGGCATCGTCCAGGAGTTCCAGTTCGGCATGAACTGGAGCTCCTACAGCCGTTTCGTCGGTGACATCTTCGGTGCCCCCCTCGCGTTCGAGGCGCTCCTCGCGTTCTTCATGGAGTCGACCTTCCTCGGCCTGTGGATCTTCGGCTGGGGCAAGCTCCCGGAGAAGATCCACGTCATGTGCATCTGGCTGGTGCACATCGGCACGGTGCTCTCCGCGTACTTCATCCTCGCGGCGAACTCCTTCATGCAGAACCCGGTCGGCTACCGGATCAACGAGGTCACCGGCCGCGCCGAGATGGCCGACTTCATCGCCGTGCTGACCAACAAGGTCCAGCTCGTCGCCTTCCCGCACGTCGTCACCTCGGCGTACATGGTCGGTGGCGCCTTCATCATGGCCGTCGCCTTCCACAAGATGCGCCAGGCCCAGCGCGGCGAGGCCGCCACGGTCGCCGGCGCCGGTGGCCAGGAGGAGGTCCCGATGTGGCGTCGCGCCGCACGTCTCGGGGCGGTCGTCTCCCTCGTCGCCGGCCTCGCCGTCGCCGTCTCCGGCGACGTCCAGGGCAAGATCATGACCGAGGTCCAGCCCATGAAGATGGCGGCCGCGGAGGCGCTCTACGACACCCCGCCCGCCGGGGAGTGCGCACCCTTCTCGGTGCTCACCGTCGCCGGGCTCGGGGGCGAGGACCCCCGGCACATCATCGAGATCCCCTGCCTGCTGAGCTACCTCGGCACCGGCAGCTGGGACGGCCAGGTCCAGGGCATGGTCGACATCGAGAACGAGTACCGGGCGACCTTCGCTGACCAAGAGCTCACCCAGGCGGACAGCTACATCCCGCCGATCGCGATGACGTACTGGAACTTCCGCCTCATGATGGGCGCCGGCTTCTTCGCCGCCGGAGTTGCCGCCGTCGTCCTCTTCGCCACGCGCAAGAAGGCGATGGGGGTGCCGATGCAGGGCTGGTGGAAGCCGCTGCTCGTCCTCGCCCCGATCGCCACGGTCGTCGCCAACAGCTTCGGCTGGATCTTCACCGAGCTGGGCCGCCAGCCCTGGATCGTCCAGGGTGAGATGACGACGGCCCAGGGTGTCTCGCCCTCCGTCGGTGCCGCCGACGTGTGGATCTCGATGATCGTCTACACCCTCGTCTACGGCGTCCTCGCCGTCATCGAGGTCAAGCTCTTCCTCGACTACATCAAGAAGGGCGCGGAGCCGTTCGAGGAGCCCAAGCTCCTCGAGGACGACGACGAGCTCGCCTTCGCGTACTGACAGGAGACGCGACAGACATGGAACTCACGACCTTCTGGTTCATCCTTCTCGCGGTCCTGTGGACGGGCTACCTCGTCCTCGAGGGCTTCGACTTCGGGGTCGGCATGCTCGTCCCCGTCCTCGGCGGCACCCAGCGCGGCACCGAGCCGCAGGCCGTCGAGGAGGAGAAGAAACGCCGCGTCCTCCTCACGACGATCGGGCCCTTCTGGGACGGCAACGAGGTGTGGCTGCTCACCGCCGGTGGCGCGACCTTCGCCGCCTTCCCGCACTGGTACGCCACGATGTTCTCCGGCATGTACCTCGCCCTGCTCCTCGTGCTCGTCGCGCTCATCCTGCGCAACATGGGCTTCGAGTACCGCCACAAGCGGGACTCCGAGGCGTGGCGCAAGGGTTGGGACTACTGCATCATCGGCGGCTCCCTCGTCGCCCCGCTCCTCGTCGGCGCGGCCCTGACGAACCTCGTCTACGGCCTGCCGATGGAGGCGCACATGGCCGGCCAGACCGAGTACACCGAGTTCACCGGCACCCTCTTCAGCCTGCTCAACCCGGTGAGCCTGCTCGGCGGCATCACGATCGTCGCGCTCTGCCTGACGCACGGCGCCCACTTCGTCGCGCTCAAGACGCACGGCGAGATCCGGGAGCAGGCGCGCGCCTTCGCGACGAAGGCGGGCCTCGTCTCGGCCGTCCTCGCTGTCGTCCTGCTCCTGTGGCTGGGCATCCTCGAGGGCTCGGCGTGGTCGTGGCTCACCACGGCGCTCGCGGCCGTCGCGCTGCTCGCGGCGATCTTCTTCAACACGAAGGGGTTGGAGGGCAAGGCCTTCGTCGGCACGACCCTGACGATCCTCTTCGCCGTCGCGACGTACTTCCTCATGCTCTTCCCCAACGCGATCAACGGGCGCGGTGACGACCCGAACCTCACCCTCGAGGCGGCCGCCAGCTCCCCGCTGACGCTGAAGATCATGACCGGTGCGGCGCTCGTCTTCACGCCCATCGCGCTCATCTACACGGCGTGGAACTACTGGGTCTTCCGCAAGCGGATCTCGACGGACCACATCCCCGCGTCGACCGACCCGCTGGCGACGACCCAGGGCGAGCCCGTCAAGGGCTGACCGGCACCCGATGGCCGCCCCCTTCGACCTCCGACTCCTCCGCCTGGTACCGCAGACGCGGCGCCCGGTGGGGGTGCTCGGAGCGCTGGGAGTCCTCGGGGGTCTGGCGACCATCGCCTCGGCCTTCGCGCTGACGACGCTCGTCGTCGCCGTCGTGCGCGGCGAGCCGATCCTCACCCCGGCGCTCGCGACGCTGGGGATCTTCGCGCTCCGGGCCGTGCTCGCGGCGGTCTCCGAGCGGGTCGCGGCCTGGGCCGGAGCGCAGGTGAGCACCCAGCTGCGCGAGGAGCTCGTCGCGACCTGGTTGCAGCGCCCGG
Proteins encoded:
- a CDS encoding cytochrome ubiquinol oxidase subunit I — protein: METLELARWQFAITTVYHFFFVPITIGMSALVAWFHTRWLIKRNPEDMRLAKFFGKLFTINFALGLVTGIVQEFQFGMNWSSYSRFVGDIFGAPLAFEALLAFFMESTFLGLWIFGWGKLPEKIHVMCIWLVHIGTVLSAYFILAANSFMQNPVGYRINEVTGRAEMADFIAVLTNKVQLVAFPHVVTSAYMVGGAFIMAVAFHKMRQAQRGEAATVAGAGGQEEVPMWRRAARLGAVVSLVAGLAVAVSGDVQGKIMTEVQPMKMAAAEALYDTPPAGECAPFSVLTVAGLGGEDPRHIIEIPCLLSYLGTGSWDGQVQGMVDIENEYRATFADQELTQADSYIPPIAMTYWNFRLMMGAGFFAAGVAAVVLFATRKKAMGVPMQGWWKPLLVLAPIATVVANSFGWIFTELGRQPWIVQGEMTTAQGVSPSVGAADVWISMIVYTLVYGVLAVIEVKLFLDYIKKGAEPFEEPKLLEDDDELAFAY
- the cydB gene encoding cytochrome d ubiquinol oxidase subunit II, which translates into the protein MELTTFWFILLAVLWTGYLVLEGFDFGVGMLVPVLGGTQRGTEPQAVEEEKKRRVLLTTIGPFWDGNEVWLLTAGGATFAAFPHWYATMFSGMYLALLLVLVALILRNMGFEYRHKRDSEAWRKGWDYCIIGGSLVAPLLVGAALTNLVYGLPMEAHMAGQTEYTEFTGTLFSLLNPVSLLGGITIVALCLTHGAHFVALKTHGEIREQARAFATKAGLVSAVLAVVLLLWLGILEGSAWSWLTTALAAVALLAAIFFNTKGLEGKAFVGTTLTILFAVATYFLMLFPNAINGRGDDPNLTLEAAASSPLTLKIMTGAALVFTPIALIYTAWNYWVFRKRISTDHIPASTDPLATTQGEPVKG